The genomic region CGTTCGAGGCGTGTTTGAGGAGGCCGACGTTGCCGGCAGTGAGATAGGGCGCGGCAAAGCGAACGACCTGCCAGAACGGGTAGTTCCAGGGCATCACCGCGAGTACCGGCCCGAGCGGGTCGTGGACCGTCTTTACTTCTGTCCCCGGCGGGCTGGGGTGGTGCTCATCGGAGAGATATTTGTGCGCGTATTCAGCGTAGTGGTCACACGCCCAGGCACACTTTTCGACTTCAGCGACGGCCTGAGTGATGGGTTTGCCCATCTCCCGGGTCATCAGCTCTGCGTACCGCTGTTTGTTCTCCCGGAGGACCTCACCAGCGTTTACGAGCAATTGCTCGCGCTCACGCAACGGAACATCACGCCACTCCTCGAACGTCGCTGCGGCTCGGTCCAGTTTCCGTTCGACCGTGTCGTCATCATCCGGGTCATACACGTCTAGCCGCTCACCCGTGGCTGGGTTGACTGACTCCATATCGGTTCAGTCTTCGGCGTCACACGTACATTAATCTTTACTGACCTAACTAATCTGATAGACGACAGCGTTAGCTTTTATATTCATAGGTCAGAAATGTGCTGATGATGTACAAGCACGTAGCCCTGTTAGTCAGACAGGACGGCATGTCTCACGAGGAGTTCGTCGACTACTGGCAGACCAATCACACGCCGATTGCAAAGGACATCGAGGGCGTGGTTCGCTACCAGCAAGTCCTTCCAACAGAACCAGCACACGCCGAATTCGACGGACTGGCGGAGCTGTACTTCGAGACGCTTGCGGACCTGCACGAGGCGCTGGGTAGTCCCGGCTCCCGTGACTATGACCCCACGAAAGCGGTCGCCGCGAAGGCCCGCGAGGACGTGAACAACTTCCTTGCTGTCGAGGAGCGGCCGCGTATTATCGGCGAAGAGATCGTCCAGAAAGACGAGGTCGACGGCGACACCGACGGC from Haloarcula hispanica ATCC 33960 harbors:
- a CDS encoding EthD domain-containing protein, producing the protein MMYKHVALLVRQDGMSHEEFVDYWQTNHTPIAKDIEGVVRYQQVLPTEPAHAEFDGLAELYFETLADLHEALGSPGSRDYDPTKAVAAKAREDVNNFLAVEERPRIIGEEIVQKDEVDGDTDGLYKHSAFLVRQDDMTHDEFVDYWQSNHTPIAREIEGVVKYNTVIPTDPENAEFDGVAELYFDDLEKLYDALGSEGSRDYAPDKGKAKAAREDVDNFLAIDERPRFIGQEQLVQDEG